A region from the Prevotella melaninogenica genome encodes:
- the mnmG gene encoding tRNA uridine-5-carboxymethylaminomethyl(34) synthesis enzyme MnmG, producing the protein MKFKYDVLVIGGGHAGCEAATAAANMGANTCLVTMDMNKIGQMSCNPAVGGIAKGQIVREIDALGGYMGLVTDATAIQFRMLNRSKGPAVWSPRAQCDRGRFIWEWRTILDHTDNLDIFQDQADELLVENSKVLGIKTIWGIDIYARTVVITAGTFLNGLMHIGKRKVEGGRCAEPAVHNFTESITRHGIRADRMKTGTPVRIDRRSVHFDEMEPQPGETDYHQFSFYGPHRHLPQLPCWTCNTNAEAHEVLRRGVADSPLFNGQIQSTGPRYCPSIETKLVTFPDKNSHPLFLEPEGVETNEMYLNGFSSSMPWEVQLDAIHKIPALRDAKIYRPGYAIEYDYFDPTQLKQSLESKVIEGLFFAGQVNGTTGYEEAGGQGLVAGINAALLCAGKEPFVMNRDESYIGVLIDDLTTKGVDEPYRMFTSRAEYRILLRQDDADARLTERAYNIGIAKRERYDWWMQKKENINRILDFCNNTSVKPDVVNGFLEHLGTSPIKGTTKIVDLVARPQVNFENLSAVIPSLKEAIEASPNRKEEIAEAAEIKLKYKGYIDRERVFAEKMRRLEDIKIKGHFNYSELHDLSTECRQKLEQIQPETLAQASRIPGVSPSDINVLLVLMGR; encoded by the coding sequence ATGAAATTCAAGTATGATGTACTTGTTATCGGCGGTGGACACGCAGGTTGTGAGGCTGCTACAGCAGCTGCCAACATGGGTGCAAACACTTGTTTGGTAACAATGGATATGAATAAAATCGGTCAGATGAGCTGTAACCCTGCCGTTGGAGGTATAGCTAAGGGACAGATAGTCAGAGAGATAGATGCTCTTGGGGGGTACATGGGATTAGTAACCGATGCTACAGCGATTCAGTTTCGTATGCTGAACCGCTCAAAGGGACCTGCTGTTTGGAGTCCACGAGCGCAGTGCGACCGTGGCAGATTTATCTGGGAATGGCGCACAATACTCGACCATACGGATAACCTTGACATCTTTCAGGATCAAGCTGACGAATTGTTAGTAGAGAATAGTAAGGTATTGGGTATCAAAACGATATGGGGTATTGACATCTACGCACGTACAGTGGTTATCACTGCGGGAACCTTCCTCAACGGACTGATGCATATCGGTAAGCGAAAGGTGGAGGGTGGACGATGCGCAGAGCCTGCTGTTCACAACTTTACAGAGAGCATTACGCGCCATGGTATTCGTGCTGATCGCATGAAGACGGGTACGCCTGTGCGCATTGACCGCCGTTCGGTCCACTTTGATGAGATGGAACCTCAACCGGGAGAGACGGACTATCATCAGTTCTCTTTCTATGGTCCGCATCGCCATCTACCACAGTTGCCTTGCTGGACGTGTAACACGAACGCGGAAGCACATGAGGTGTTGCGACGTGGAGTGGCTGACTCTCCCCTATTCAATGGGCAGATTCAGAGTACAGGTCCACGCTACTGCCCTTCGATTGAGACGAAACTCGTCACCTTCCCTGACAAGAATAGCCACCCACTCTTCCTCGAACCAGAGGGCGTAGAAACAAATGAAATGTATCTGAATGGCTTTTCTTCAAGTATGCCTTGGGAGGTACAGTTGGATGCTATACATAAGATTCCTGCCCTGCGTGACGCTAAAATCTATCGCCCTGGCTATGCTATCGAGTATGACTACTTTGATCCAACACAGCTAAAGCAGTCGTTGGAGTCGAAAGTCATCGAGGGTTTGTTCTTTGCTGGGCAGGTAAATGGTACAACGGGATACGAAGAAGCGGGCGGACAAGGCTTAGTGGCGGGTATTAATGCTGCCCTACTCTGTGCTGGCAAAGAGCCTTTTGTAATGAACAGAGACGAAAGTTATATCGGTGTGTTGATTGATGACCTTACAACGAAGGGTGTTGATGAGCCTTACCGTATGTTTACTTCGCGTGCGGAATACCGTATTCTCTTGCGCCAAGATGATGCAGATGCACGACTGACGGAGCGTGCTTATAATATAGGTATAGCCAAAAGGGAGCGCTACGACTGGTGGATGCAAAAGAAGGAGAATATCAACCGTATTCTTGATTTCTGCAACAACACTTCGGTTAAGCCTGATGTTGTAAACGGTTTCTTGGAGCATTTGGGTACATCTCCTATCAAGGGAACAACGAAGATAGTTGACCTTGTTGCACGTCCACAGGTTAACTTCGAGAATCTTTCAGCTGTTATTCCAAGCCTTAAAGAGGCGATTGAGGCTTCGCCTAACCGCAAAGAAGAGATTGCTGAAGCAGCTGAAATCAAGCTAAAATACAAAGGCTATATCGACCGAGAGCGTGTATTCGCTGAAAAGATGCGTCGTCTTGAGGATATTAAAATCAAAGGACACTTCAATTACAGTGAGCTGCACGACCTCTCAACAGAGTGTCGACAGAAGTTAGAACAGATTCAACCAGAGACGCTCGCACAGGCAAGTCGCATTCCTGGAGTGAGTCCAAGTGACATTAATGTGCTGCTTGTCCTCATGGGAAGATAA
- a CDS encoding MFS transporter, which yields MFGDKNRPMKLSNKIEEGNEERTALGILLTISFCHLLDDTMHSMLPAIYPMLKDEFGLSFFQVGIITLVLQLTSSIIQPFVGLYADKHHGWWQLPVSMVFTLIGIFMLSYADSFLVILLSVSLFGLGSSIFHPQGSQVAQQASGGRNGLAQSIFQVGGNGGFAAGPLFAALIVIPVGLSGVRWFAFIALLLAVILIYIGKWHVKQLKVVRKRSRARWTTAKAYTRNQIYGFVFILFVLMFSKNFYTESMVSYFTFFLIEKFGVSIQTSQLCLFVFLAAEVVGTLLGGWIGDRYGRKYVIWFSIFGAAPFTIMLPYVGSLVGTIILSAIIGLIIASAFSAILVYATDLMPNHVGTIAGIFYGLSFGLGGLGSTFFGWLADQTSILFVFKVSTLLPLLGIIAVYLPKMKRE from the coding sequence ATGTTCGGAGATAAAAACAGACCAATGAAGCTAAGTAATAAGATAGAAGAAGGAAACGAGGAACGTACAGCCTTAGGCATTCTGCTCACGATAAGTTTTTGTCATCTGTTAGATGACACAATGCATTCGATGCTCCCAGCAATTTATCCGATGTTGAAAGATGAGTTTGGATTATCCTTCTTTCAAGTCGGAATCATAACGTTGGTACTACAGTTAACCTCTTCCATCATCCAACCCTTCGTCGGACTTTATGCTGATAAGCATCATGGTTGGTGGCAGTTGCCTGTGAGTATGGTGTTCACGCTTATAGGAATCTTTATGCTTTCGTATGCCGATAGTTTCCTCGTCATCTTATTATCTGTATCATTGTTCGGATTAGGCTCTTCTATTTTCCATCCGCAGGGGTCGCAAGTAGCACAGCAAGCCTCTGGTGGTCGCAATGGTTTAGCACAAAGTATTTTCCAGGTAGGAGGCAATGGCGGCTTTGCAGCAGGACCATTGTTTGCAGCCCTGATAGTGATACCAGTCGGCTTGAGTGGTGTACGCTGGTTTGCGTTTATAGCCCTTCTTTTAGCCGTTATACTGATTTATATAGGAAAATGGCATGTAAAACAATTAAAGGTCGTTCGTAAACGGAGTAGGGCAAGATGGACAACAGCAAAGGCATATACACGTAATCAGATTTATGGATTTGTATTTATCCTCTTCGTATTGATGTTCTCCAAGAACTTTTATACAGAGAGTATGGTTAGCTATTTCACCTTCTTTCTGATAGAGAAGTTTGGGGTATCTATTCAAACTTCCCAACTCTGCCTATTTGTTTTCTTAGCAGCAGAAGTTGTCGGAACCCTTCTTGGAGGCTGGATAGGCGACCGCTACGGACGTAAATACGTGATATGGTTCTCTATCTTTGGGGCAGCACCCTTCACAATCATGCTCCCATATGTGGGTAGTCTTGTTGGAACAATCATCTTGTCAGCCATCATCGGACTCATTATAGCATCAGCCTTTTCAGCAATATTGGTTTATGCAACCGACCTCATGCCTAATCATGTAGGTACGATAGCCGGAATCTTCTATGGACTTTCATTTGGTCTTGGTGGACTTGGAAGTACCTTCTTCGGTTGGTTAGCCGATCAGACGAGTATTCTCTTTGTCTTTAAAGTAAGCACATTACTCCCATTGTTAGGTATTATAGCCGTCTATTTGCCAAAGATGAAGCGTGAGTAA
- a CDS encoding adenine phosphoribosyltransferase has translation MNKKLLLDNLRCIPDWPIKGVNFRDVTTLFKSPEALQEITDEMVELYKDKGVTKIVGIESRGFVMSSAVATRLGAGIVLCRKPGKLPCETIQESYQKEYGVDTIEIHKDAINENDVVLLHDDLLATGGTMKAACDLVKKFNPKKVYCNFIIELHSEFPNSRDQFDKDIEITSLLQF, from the coding sequence ATGAACAAAAAACTATTATTAGACAACCTGAGATGTATCCCAGATTGGCCTATTAAAGGAGTTAACTTCCGTGATGTGACAACCCTATTCAAGTCACCTGAAGCACTTCAGGAAATTACTGACGAAATGGTTGAACTTTACAAAGACAAGGGTGTAACTAAGATTGTTGGTATTGAGAGTCGTGGCTTCGTCATGTCCTCTGCCGTTGCCACTCGTTTGGGTGCTGGTATCGTACTTTGCCGTAAACCAGGTAAGCTTCCTTGTGAGACCATTCAAGAAAGTTATCAGAAGGAATATGGCGTAGACACTATTGAGATTCACAAGGATGCTATCAACGAGAACGACGTTGTTTTGCTCCATGATGACCTCCTTGCAACTGGTGGAACGATGAAAGCTGCATGTGACCTTGTTAAGAAGTTCAATCCTAAAAAGGTGTATTGTAACTTCATTATCGAACTCCATTCGGAATTTCCTAACAGTCGTGACCAGTTCGATAAGGATATTGAAATTACTTCTTTACTCCAATTCTAA
- the uvrC gene encoding excinuclease ABC subunit UvrC, with product MNKEENLKRIAYLKNIVLNMPEKPGTYQFYDNEKTIIYVGKAKNLKRRVSSYFHKEVDRFKTKVLVSKIHDISYSVVKTEEDALLIENQLIKQYKPKYNVLLKDGKTYPSICVTNEYFPRIFKTRTINKRFGSFYGPYSHIGSMYAILDIIKKVYKPRTCRFPITKEGIEQGKYKPCLEYHLHNCGAPCINKQSYEDYQEAIKQAREVLKGNTRDVQKLLKQEMEKYAEELRFEEAELCKQRYLALDNFAAKSEIVSHTITDVDVFTIVSDDTRKNAFINYIHVTNGAINQSFTYEYKRKLDESDEELLNEAIPEIRERFKSTAKEIIVPFELDFKIKGAEFFIPQRGDKHHLLELSEMNAKQYKFDRLKQTEKLNPEQKQTRLMRELQDKLKLSKLPYHIECFDNSNISGSDAVAGCIVYKGMKPSKKDYRKYNIKTVVGPDDYASMQEVVRRRYSRMQEEGTTLPDLIITDGGKGQMEVVREVIEDELHLNIPIAGLAKDDRHRTNELLFGFPQQTIALDIKGELFKVLTQIQDEVHRFAISFHRDKRSKSQLNSELDNIKGIGPKTKDALLKALKSVKRIKETDVQELTKIVGTSKATIIFNFFHTEK from the coding sequence ATGAATAAAGAAGAAAACTTGAAGCGAATAGCCTACCTTAAGAACATTGTTCTCAATATGCCAGAGAAGCCAGGCACCTATCAGTTCTATGATAATGAGAAAACAATCATCTATGTGGGTAAGGCGAAGAACCTTAAGCGCCGTGTGTCGTCCTATTTCCATAAAGAAGTAGACCGATTCAAAACAAAGGTGTTGGTTTCTAAGATTCATGATATTTCATATTCTGTGGTCAAAACAGAAGAAGATGCACTTCTAATAGAGAACCAACTTATCAAGCAATATAAACCTAAATACAACGTATTGCTCAAAGATGGTAAGACTTACCCAAGTATTTGCGTAACGAATGAGTATTTCCCACGTATATTCAAAACACGTACTATCAACAAACGTTTTGGTTCGTTTTATGGTCCATATAGCCATATTGGAAGTATGTATGCGATTCTTGATATTATAAAGAAGGTATATAAACCGCGCACTTGTCGCTTCCCTATTACGAAAGAAGGTATCGAACAGGGTAAGTATAAACCTTGCTTAGAATACCATTTACATAACTGTGGAGCACCGTGTATAAATAAACAGAGTTATGAAGATTATCAAGAAGCTATCAAACAAGCACGGGAAGTATTAAAAGGAAATACACGTGATGTACAGAAACTCCTAAAACAAGAAATGGAGAAATATGCGGAGGAATTGCGATTTGAGGAAGCGGAATTATGTAAACAACGTTATTTAGCCCTCGATAACTTCGCAGCAAAGAGCGAAATCGTAAGCCATACGATTACAGATGTTGATGTTTTCACTATTGTAAGTGATGATACAAGAAAGAATGCGTTTATTAACTATATCCATGTAACTAATGGTGCAATCAATCAAAGCTTTACTTATGAATACAAAAGAAAGCTCGATGAATCCGATGAAGAGTTACTAAATGAGGCTATTCCAGAGATACGTGAACGCTTTAAAAGTACCGCAAAAGAAATTATCGTACCTTTTGAACTTGACTTTAAAATAAAAGGTGCAGAATTCTTCATACCACAACGTGGAGATAAGCATCATCTGTTGGAACTCTCTGAGATGAATGCTAAGCAATATAAGTTCGACCGATTAAAACAGACAGAAAAGCTAAATCCTGAGCAAAAACAGACGCGTTTAATGCGAGAACTCCAAGATAAGCTGAAGTTATCGAAGCTCCCTTATCACATAGAGTGCTTCGACAACTCGAATATCTCAGGTTCTGACGCTGTCGCTGGTTGCATAGTATATAAAGGAATGAAACCTTCTAAGAAGGATTATCGCAAATACAACATCAAGACAGTGGTAGGTCCTGATGACTATGCGTCCATGCAAGAGGTTGTAAGACGCCGTTACAGTCGTATGCAAGAAGAAGGAACTACCCTACCCGATCTCATCATTACCGACGGTGGAAAGGGGCAAATGGAGGTTGTGAGAGAGGTCATTGAAGACGAGCTCCACCTCAACATTCCTATTGCAGGACTCGCCAAAGACGACCGTCACCGCACAAACGAACTCCTGTTCGGCTTCCCTCAGCAGACAATAGCACTCGACATCAAGGGCGAGCTCTTCAAAGTCCTAACCCAAATACAGGACGAAGTGCATCGTTTTGCTATTTCTTTTCATCGAGACAAACGTTCTAAATCACAGCTAAACAGCGAGTTAGATAACATAAAAGGAATTGGACCAAAGACAAAGGATGCACTGTTGAAGGCATTGAAAAGCGTAAAGAGAATAAAAGAAACTGATGTACAAGAACTTACAAAGATAGTGGGAACAAGCAAAGCTACCATCATCTTTAATTTTTTCCACACAGAAAAGTAG
- a CDS encoding transporter: MGGIANAAIGTKIKVYEGGKILPKVTFMGTMLIPGGSNAHYLPKHLGFQAHLLFENELSSKFTLGYDLGGEWNGDTESPDLFFGANLTYQPSEKWSFFVESYNRYNSKRQDDWAKPGQDSHFNFMSEVGVDYKVSPRLHLNTFYDISFNEFSRYSNIGLGIAWLLN; this comes from the coding sequence TTGGGGGGTATTGCGAATGCCGCTATTGGTACGAAAATCAAGGTTTATGAGGGTGGGAAGATACTTCCTAAGGTTACTTTTATGGGTACGATGCTCATCCCTGGCGGTAGTAACGCACACTATCTGCCCAAGCATTTGGGCTTTCAAGCTCACCTCTTGTTCGAGAACGAGCTGAGTAGTAAGTTCACCTTAGGCTATGACTTGGGAGGAGAATGGAACGGAGACACTGAGAGTCCTGACCTTTTCTTTGGTGCTAACCTCACTTATCAACCATCAGAGAAATGGAGTTTCTTCGTTGAGAGCTATAATAGATATAACTCAAAACGACAGGACGATTGGGCTAAACCAGGACAAGACAGCCACTTCAACTTTATGAGTGAAGTCGGAGTGGATTATAAGGTTTCACCACGACTGCACTTAAACACTTTCTACGACATATCTTTCAACGAGTTCTCACGATATAGTAATATTGGTTTGGGCATTGCGTGGCTACTGAACTAA
- the dtd gene encoding D-aminoacyl-tRNA deacylase, whose amino-acid sequence MRIVIQRVSQASVTINKQMKSSIGNGYLILLGIGKDDTEEDINWLVKKIITLRIFDDEMGVMNRSIMDVNGDILVVSQFTLMASYKKGNRPSWIHAAPHELSIPLYNHFCDALSDAMGKPIETGEFGADMKVELLNNGPVTICMDTKNKE is encoded by the coding sequence ATGAGAATAGTAATTCAACGTGTTAGCCAGGCTTCTGTTACTATCAATAAACAAATGAAGTCCTCCATAGGAAATGGTTATCTAATCTTGCTCGGTATTGGTAAAGACGATACTGAAGAAGATATTAACTGGTTGGTAAAGAAGATTATTACTCTACGCATTTTCGATGATGAAATGGGCGTAATGAACCGTAGCATCATGGATGTTAATGGTGACATTCTTGTTGTTTCACAGTTCACACTTATGGCAAGCTACAAGAAAGGAAACCGTCCAAGTTGGATTCATGCAGCTCCACACGAGCTTTCTATTCCTCTTTACAATCACTTCTGTGATGCTTTAAGCGATGCTATGGGTAAACCAATAGAAACAGGAGAGTTTGGTGCTGACATGAAAGTAGAACTACTAAACAATGGTCCTGTCACCATTTGTATGGACACGAAAAACAAGGAGTAG
- the deoC gene encoding deoxyribose-phosphate aldolase, which yields MGTIKDTVSKDIQAQKRVGIVEKSEYEQALSQYNLNITDEEVKAAVTKIIAEKVSENDNLEVKKFLLGSVELTTLSTTDTEEKVLEMVEKVNRFDSEYPDLPHVAALCAYPCFTKLMADSLEVDGVDITNVTGNFPSSQTFLEVKTIETALAIKDGATHIDIVMPVGKFLSGDYEGVCDTINELKQVCSDVPMKVILETGDLGSASAIKTASLLSMYAGADYIKTSTGKEKISATPESVYVMCQAIKEYYEKTGIQIGLKPAGGINTVMDAVIYYTIVKEVLGEKWLTNYWFRMGTSRLTNLLLSEIIGTETKFF from the coding sequence ATGGGAACAATTAAAGACACAGTATCAAAGGACATTCAAGCGCAAAAACGCGTTGGAATCGTTGAAAAGAGCGAGTACGAACAAGCATTATCACAGTACAACCTCAACATCACTGATGAGGAAGTTAAGGCTGCCGTAACAAAGATTATTGCAGAGAAAGTATCAGAAAACGACAATCTTGAAGTGAAGAAATTTCTCTTAGGTAGCGTTGAGCTAACTACACTTAGCACAACAGACACCGAAGAAAAGGTTCTTGAAATGGTCGAGAAAGTAAACCGATTTGACAGCGAGTATCCTGATTTACCACACGTTGCAGCCCTCTGCGCCTATCCTTGTTTCACCAAACTAATGGCGGACAGCCTTGAAGTTGACGGCGTTGACATTACAAACGTAACGGGCAACTTTCCTTCATCTCAGACCTTCTTAGAGGTAAAAACAATTGAAACAGCACTCGCAATTAAGGACGGAGCAACCCATATAGACATCGTTATGCCAGTGGGTAAGTTCCTTTCAGGTGACTATGAAGGGGTTTGCGACACCATTAACGAGCTAAAGCAGGTATGTAGTGATGTACCTATGAAGGTCATCCTTGAGACGGGCGATCTTGGCAGTGCAAGTGCAATAAAAACCGCTTCCCTACTCTCTATGTACGCAGGTGCTGACTATATTAAGACAAGTACAGGTAAAGAAAAGATTAGCGCAACTCCAGAATCTGTCTATGTTATGTGCCAGGCTATCAAGGAATACTATGAAAAGACAGGTATTCAGATTGGTTTAAAACCTGCTGGCGGCATCAATACTGTAATGGATGCAGTAATCTACTATACCATTGTTAAGGAGGTTTTAGGCGAGAAATGGCTCACAAACTACTGGTTCCGTATGGGTACCAGCCGTCTTACCAACCTCTTGCTAAGTGAAATCATTGGTACAGAGACCAAATTCTTCTAA